A window of the Dictyostelium discoideum AX4 chromosome 4 chromosome, whole genome shotgun sequence genome harbors these coding sequences:
- the exoc1 gene encoding exocyst complex subunit 1 — protein MDHLGYSGGISRVGIQHNRYSGQFSDRYSQYSESEYDPSETTHSESDSENHHHSNIPILEYPSFLSQSNDNVSNGPSNNTLSSSATSLGNNDGDEDLENVINNYLSFEKDVDILTERLGKTLSTLETEMIVGVLDSGVGVNEVISQLGDKDGTHLTGVTAWIEYYNKQLQDMKKYIEHIEGKNNKMEIVSRNQKLLYSELNNLIGLMTLSDNTISTLTAPQFNDTKGLKMAIEAAEDLKRALTTKLKSGMDNMMAVKDQRKVFETYKISFARKVAALVENIFKTTDKEIGKHVITTTSQTPGEEKFPDYLEYYDLLRKFKPLVNWLKEMDHEKLIPLIVSYIKAFRRIYESDIKLFFSTIQQSLEKESKDQNDFFSSSSSSKKSIDSLNNNTSTSTPSKNSSSSSSSSSGKDGIKKRKINRLFKYALSCLEIYIMTKQNFVMDFFLYQDPPRLAGQRNHHSNSSGGGSGSNKDGKDRKDKKSSKKDKKDKKDKKDKKDKKKKDPDSSSSPSLDNDKPIDSNSPKSPNNAVNGSLSSTEESSPPPPPPPPPKESPDAPLDLILSAMFNGVVPELINMVEKADQVNPFYLLTMLLETELYIDAHSRKDSHHSSYFVKILAEVQKSIKTLFNKFLEVQVDAIKSTQTSLKRCGVLPHFRNFHIFVKELQKYKSESDTGSSTLLIESSYKKIILELFNWLDGLVEKLPEDKKYKFISKLENHYFFYLKLQELNINCLTQHKDTSQSIFKENLEIYVNFLIDLKFKPLIEYYTKMDELLLTLPPSDIQFQQSHSKQQFKKIVEKFKTENIEKGLLKALGNVQKNITKDSQLILVIWERLEEVFIEKYEHFQDITSDCYNQTMPVSSDQIKGIFGTVYKKNPNKH, from the exons atggaTCATCTTGGATATTCAGGTGGTATTAGTAGAGTGGGTATTCAACATAATAGATATAGCGGTCAATTTAGTGATAGATATAGTCAATATAGTGAGAGTGAATACGATCCATCAGAAACCACACATTCAGAGAGTGATAGTGAAAATCACCATCATAGTAATATCCCAATACTTGAGTACCCATCATTTCTATCACAATCGAATGATAATGTAAGCAATGGTCCATCAAACAATACTCTAAGTAGTAGTGCAACTAGTTTGGgaaataatgatggtgatgaagatttagaaaatgttattaataattatctcTCATTTGAAAAAGATGTTGATATTTTAACTGAACGTTTAGGTAAAACGTTATCAACTTTAGAAACT gaaATGATTGTTGGTGTTTTAGATTCAGGTGTTGGAGTTAATGAAGTTATAAGTCAATTAGGTGATAAAGATGGTACACATTTAACAGGTGTGACGGCATGGATTGAGtattataataaacaattacaagATATGAAGAAATATATTGAACATATTGAAGGAAAGAATAATAAGATGGAGATTGTATCAAGAAATCAAAAGTTATTATACTCTgaattgaataatttaattgggTTAATGACTTTATCAGACAACACAATTTCCACACTAACAGCACCACAATTTAACGATACCAAGGGATTAAAGATGGCAATTGAAGCAGCTGAAGATTTAAAACGTGCATTAACAACCAAATTAAAGAGTGGTATGGATAATATGATGGCTGTTAAAGATCAAAGAAAGGTATTTGAAACTTATAAAATCTCATTTGCAAGAAAGGTCGCAGCATTGgttgaaaatatatttaaaaccaCTGATAAGGAAATTGGTAAACATGTCATCACAACAACATCTCAAACACCCGGTGAAGAAAAGTTTCCAGATTACTTGGAATACTATGACCTTTTAAGAAAATTTAAACCATTGGTTAATTGGTTGAAAGAGATGGATCATGAAAAGTTAATCCCATTGATTGTTTCTTATATTAAAGCATTTCGTCGAATTTATGAAAGTGATATTAAACTTTTCTTTTCAACTATTCAACAGTCattagaaaaagaatcaaaggatcaaaatgatttcttttcttcttcatcttcatcaaagaaatcaattgatagtttaaataacaatacaTCAACAAGTACACCATCTaaaaatagtagtagtagtagtagtagtagtagtggcaAAGATGGTATTAAAAAACGTAAAATCaatagattatttaaatatgcATTATCTTGTTtagaaatttatataatgacaaaacaaaattttgtaatggatttctttttatatcaAGACCCACCAAGACTAGCTGGTCAACGTAATCATCATTcaaatagtagtggtggtggtagtggtagtaataaAGATGGTAAGGAtagaaaagataaaaaatcaagtaaaaaagataaaaaagataaaaaagataaaaaagataaaaaagataaaaaaaaaaaagatccagattcatcatcatcaccttcATTGGATAATGATAAAccaattgattcaaatagTCCAAAATCTCCAAATAATGCAGTCAATGGctcattatcatcaacagaagaatcatcaccaccaccaccaccaccaccaccacctaaAGAATCACCAGATGCACCATTGGATTTAATATTAAGTGCAATGTTTAATGGAGTTGTAccagaattaataaatatggtTGAAAAAGCTGATCAAGTTAATCCATTCTATCTTTTAACAATGTTACTTGAAACAGAGTTATATATTGACGCTCATTCACGTAAAGATTCTCATCATTCTTCATATTTTGTAAAGATTTTGGCAGAGGTacaaaaaagtataaaaacTTTATTCAACAAATTTTTAGAAGTTCAAGTTGATGCAATTAAGTCAACTCAAACCTCTTTAAAGAGATGTGGTGTTTTACCACATTTTAGAAATTTTCATATCTTTGTTAAAGAATTACAAAAGTATAAATCTGAATCAGACACTGGTTCAAGCactcttttaattgaatcatcCTATAAGAAGATCATATTAGAGCTATTTAATTGGTTGGATGGTTTGGTAGAGAAATTACCAGAggataaaaaatacaaattcatTTCAAAACTTGAGAatcattatttcttttatttgaaattacaaGAACTTAATATCAATTGTCTAACTCAACATAAAGATACCTctcaatcaatttttaaagaaaatttggaaatctatgtaaactttttaattgatctCAAATTCAAACCATTAATTGAATACTACACAAAAATGGATGAACTATTATTAACTTTACCACCTTCTGATATTCAATTCCAACAATCTCATtcaaaacaacaatttaaaaaaattgttgaaaagtttaaaactgaaaat attgaaaaaGGTTTATTGAAAGCATTAGGAAATGTTCAAAAGAATATTACAAAAGATTCACAATTGATACTTGTTATTTGGGAAAGATTGGAAGAAGTTTTCATTGAAAAGTATGAACATTTTCAAGATATTACAAGTGATTGTTATAATCAAACCATGCCTGTTAGTTCTGATCAAATTAAAGGTATATTTGGTAcagtatataaaaaaaatccaaataaacattaa